One window of Ziziphus jujuba cultivar Dongzao chromosome 5, ASM3175591v1 genomic DNA carries:
- the LOC132799209 gene encoding tetratricopeptide repeat domain-containing protein PYG7, chloroplastic-like isoform X3, with the protein MPLDSLSFRQILQRELAMESLAPTKFDKFFRSLLTFEDIEVMKRQFLCASTLLVGQTLGMVSAPVAQARDHMKTNEIYEVGELFELGIQLSYLLLLLGFLGVGTFFVIRQVLVRRELDLSAKELQEQVRSGDASATEYFELGAVMLRRKVYPAAIKYLLQAIENWDGDDQDLAQVYNALGVSYILEGKLDKGISQFETAVKLQPGYVTAWNNLGIAYEKKKEFKSALKAFEEVLTFLIIGFPCSSAKLASMILLLPLLMGKGGVSTADSYYLHIKRIGVNSIDNFQKDMLEGLIKSSQMFSENAMYQS; encoded by the exons ATGCCATTAGATTCCCTAAGTTTCAG GCAGATACTCCAAAGGGAATTGGCAATGGAATCCCTTGCCCCAACGAAATTCGACA AATTTTTTAGGAGCCTTTTGACTTTTGAGGACATTGAAGTTATGAAAAGGCAATTTCTTTGTGCCTCCACACTTTTGGTTGGACAAACCTTAGGGATGGTTTCTGCACCAGTGGCGCAAGCTAGGGATCATATGAAAACAAATGAGATTTATGAGGTTGGAGAATTATTTGAATTGGGCATCCAGCTATCATACttgctattattattaggtTTTCTTGGGGTTGGAACATTCTTTGTGATTCGACAAGTCCTTGTGCGTAGAGAGCTGGATCTTTCTGCCAAGGAATTGCAG GAACAGGTAAGAAGTGGTGATGCCAGTGCAACTGAGTATTTCGAACTAGGTGCAGTGATGCTGAGAAGGAAAGTTTACCCAGCTGCTATCAAATATTTGCTTCAAGCAATTGAGAATTGGGATGGAGATGATCAAGATCTTGCCCAG GTTTACAATGCCCTCGGTGTCAGTTATATCCTTGAAGGGAAGCTTGACAAAGGAATTAGTCAGTTTGAAACTGCCGTGAAACTTCAACCTGGTTATGTTACAGCATGGAACAACCTTGGCATTGCCtatgaaaagaagaaagagttcAAGTCAGCTCTAAAGGCATTTGAAGAAGTGCTTACATTCTTGATCATTGGGTTTCCTTGTTCTTCAGCCAAGTTAGCCTCAATGATCCTGTTATTGCC GTTGTTGATGGGGAAAGGGGGAGTGAGCACCGCAGACAGTTATTACCTTCATATAAAGCGCATAGGAGTAAATTCTATCGACAATTTTCAAAAGGACATGTTGGAAGGTCTTATCAAGTCATCACAGATGTTCTCAGAAAATGCAATGTACCA
- the LOC107421603 gene encoding uncharacterized protein LOC107421603, protein MPLIELERWSFYTLKHDIAQYNCDPCCDLSLRCILGDEADCVPGIQHVAPGFGRKTAIKLLKKHGTLENLLTAASVRTVGKDYAQNALTKHADYLRRNYEVLSLRRDVDVQLQEEWLIERDTRNDSAILSSFFKYLEETQKLSHQNGHALSNR, encoded by the exons ATGCCTTTGATCGAGTTAGAACGCTGGTCTTTTTACACCTTAAAGCACGACATAGCTCAGTATAATTGTGATCCATGCTGTGATCTAAGCCTTA GATGCATTTTGGGTGATGAGGCTGACTGTGTTCCTGGGATCCAACATGTAGCTCCTGGATTTGGTAGAAAGACTGCCATAAAGCTCTTGAAAAAGCATGGTACATTGGAAAATTTACTGACTGCAGCCTCGGTAAGAACCGTGGGCAAAGACTATGCACAAAATGCACTTACAAAGCATGCTGACTACCTGCGGAGGAATTATGAAGTCCTTTCCCTTAGGAG GGATGTGGATGTGCAACTTCAAGAGGAGTGGTTGATTGAGAGAGACACGCGCAACGATTCAGCAATTTTGTCTAGCTTCTTCAAATATTTGGAAGAAACCCAGAAGCTCAGTCATCAAAATGGGCATGCTCTATCAAATAGGTAA
- the LOC132799209 gene encoding tetratricopeptide repeat domain-containing protein PYG7, chloroplastic-like isoform X2, with protein sequence MLLHVNTNIPSPSSLLLQHQRQQHHHGLSHSTHFLLPFGSSLKPKPHKLSLQSSKESFLTTSSMNAIRFPKFQILQRELAMESLAPTKFDKFFRSLLTFEDIEVMKRQFLCASTLLVGQTLGMVSAPVAQARDHMKTNEIYEVGELFELGIQLSYLLLLLGFLGVGTFFVIRQVLVRRELDLSAKELQEQVRSGDASATEYFELGAVMLRRKVYPAAIKYLLQAIENWDGDDQDLAQVYNALGVSYILEGKLDKGISQFETAVKLQPGYVTAWNNLGIAYEKKKEFKSALKAFEEVLTFLIIGFPCSSAKLASMILLLPLLMGKGGVSTADSYYLHIKRIGVNSIDNFQKDMLEGLIKSSQMFSENAMYQS encoded by the exons ATGCTTCTCCACGTAAACACCAATATTCCATCcccatcttctcttcttcttcagcatCAGCGGCAGCAGCACCACCATGGCCTTTCTCATTCTACTCACTTCCTCCTCCCATTTGGGTCTTCTCTCAAGCCGAAGCCCCACAAGCTCTCTCTTCAG AGCTCCAAAGAATCGTTTTTGACAACTTCTTCAATGAATGCCATTAGATTCCCTAAGTTTCAG ATACTCCAAAGGGAATTGGCAATGGAATCCCTTGCCCCAACGAAATTCGACA AATTTTTTAGGAGCCTTTTGACTTTTGAGGACATTGAAGTTATGAAAAGGCAATTTCTTTGTGCCTCCACACTTTTGGTTGGACAAACCTTAGGGATGGTTTCTGCACCAGTGGCGCAAGCTAGGGATCATATGAAAACAAATGAGATTTATGAGGTTGGAGAATTATTTGAATTGGGCATCCAGCTATCATACttgctattattattaggtTTTCTTGGGGTTGGAACATTCTTTGTGATTCGACAAGTCCTTGTGCGTAGAGAGCTGGATCTTTCTGCCAAGGAATTGCAG GAACAGGTAAGAAGTGGTGATGCCAGTGCAACTGAGTATTTCGAACTAGGTGCAGTGATGCTGAGAAGGAAAGTTTACCCAGCTGCTATCAAATATTTGCTTCAAGCAATTGAGAATTGGGATGGAGATGATCAAGATCTTGCCCAG GTTTACAATGCCCTCGGTGTCAGTTATATCCTTGAAGGGAAGCTTGACAAAGGAATTAGTCAGTTTGAAACTGCCGTGAAACTTCAACCTGGTTATGTTACAGCATGGAACAACCTTGGCATTGCCtatgaaaagaagaaagagttcAAGTCAGCTCTAAAGGCATTTGAAGAAGTGCTTACATTCTTGATCATTGGGTTTCCTTGTTCTTCAGCCAAGTTAGCCTCAATGATCCTGTTATTGCC GTTGTTGATGGGGAAAGGGGGAGTGAGCACCGCAGACAGTTATTACCTTCATATAAAGCGCATAGGAGTAAATTCTATCGACAATTTTCAAAAGGACATGTTGGAAGGTCTTATCAAGTCATCACAGATGTTCTCAGAAAATGCAATGTACCA
- the LOC132799209 gene encoding tetratricopeptide repeat domain-containing protein PYG7, chloroplastic-like isoform X1 produces the protein MLLHVNTNIPSPSSLLLQHQRQQHHHGLSHSTHFLLPFGSSLKPKPHKLSLQAIFQSSKESFLTTSSMNAIRFPKFQILQRELAMESLAPTKFDKFFRSLLTFEDIEVMKRQFLCASTLLVGQTLGMVSAPVAQARDHMKTNEIYEVGELFELGIQLSYLLLLLGFLGVGTFFVIRQVLVRRELDLSAKELQEQVRSGDASATEYFELGAVMLRRKVYPAAIKYLLQAIENWDGDDQDLAQVYNALGVSYILEGKLDKGISQFETAVKLQPGYVTAWNNLGIAYEKKKEFKSALKAFEEVLTFLIIGFPCSSAKLASMILLLPLLMGKGGVSTADSYYLHIKRIGVNSIDNFQKDMLEGLIKSSQMFSENAMYQS, from the exons ATGCTTCTCCACGTAAACACCAATATTCCATCcccatcttctcttcttcttcagcatCAGCGGCAGCAGCACCACCATGGCCTTTCTCATTCTACTCACTTCCTCCTCCCATTTGGGTCTTCTCTCAAGCCGAAGCCCCACAAGCTCTCTCTTCAG GCCATTTTTCAGAGCTCCAAAGAATCGTTTTTGACAACTTCTTCAATGAATGCCATTAGATTCCCTAAGTTTCAG ATACTCCAAAGGGAATTGGCAATGGAATCCCTTGCCCCAACGAAATTCGACA AATTTTTTAGGAGCCTTTTGACTTTTGAGGACATTGAAGTTATGAAAAGGCAATTTCTTTGTGCCTCCACACTTTTGGTTGGACAAACCTTAGGGATGGTTTCTGCACCAGTGGCGCAAGCTAGGGATCATATGAAAACAAATGAGATTTATGAGGTTGGAGAATTATTTGAATTGGGCATCCAGCTATCATACttgctattattattaggtTTTCTTGGGGTTGGAACATTCTTTGTGATTCGACAAGTCCTTGTGCGTAGAGAGCTGGATCTTTCTGCCAAGGAATTGCAG GAACAGGTAAGAAGTGGTGATGCCAGTGCAACTGAGTATTTCGAACTAGGTGCAGTGATGCTGAGAAGGAAAGTTTACCCAGCTGCTATCAAATATTTGCTTCAAGCAATTGAGAATTGGGATGGAGATGATCAAGATCTTGCCCAG GTTTACAATGCCCTCGGTGTCAGTTATATCCTTGAAGGGAAGCTTGACAAAGGAATTAGTCAGTTTGAAACTGCCGTGAAACTTCAACCTGGTTATGTTACAGCATGGAACAACCTTGGCATTGCCtatgaaaagaagaaagagttcAAGTCAGCTCTAAAGGCATTTGAAGAAGTGCTTACATTCTTGATCATTGGGTTTCCTTGTTCTTCAGCCAAGTTAGCCTCAATGATCCTGTTATTGCC GTTGTTGATGGGGAAAGGGGGAGTGAGCACCGCAGACAGTTATTACCTTCATATAAAGCGCATAGGAGTAAATTCTATCGACAATTTTCAAAAGGACATGTTGGAAGGTCTTATCAAGTCATCACAGATGTTCTCAGAAAATGCAATGTACCA